The Vanrija pseudolonga chromosome 1, complete sequence genomic sequence CAAAAACCCAAAAGTCTTCTACTCAATGGAAGCTAAGATGAGCTCGGCCTGACGGGCAATCTCCGCCCGTTCAGCAGCCTTGCGCACCTGCTCCTCCAACAaccgcgcctcctcctctcgcctaacctcctcctcttcttccaCTCTCTGCGCGTCAATGGCATTCTGGATGGATGCCTCCATGAGCAGCGCATCTTCTGCctgggcggcagcggcttcggcggcggcagcagcggcgctggCTTCGGCCTCCTCGCGTTCTTGCtgctccttggcggcctggaGCGCCTGCTCCATGGCCAGTGTCTgtgcctgctgctcctcaGCCTCGCGGATGCCTTCGCGGACCACATAGTCGAGAGCACGTGCAAACATGTCGATTTTTGCCGAGTTGTTGAAACATCCCAAGGAGATGCAGCCATCTGGCAAGATGTGAACGTTTCGCTTGCTCGTGAGCGCATCGAGCTGTGCCTGAGGCAGCAAGATCGAGCTGTGCCTGTTAGCTTACTGTCGATTACCAGTACTTATAACCACTGACCAGTACATGCCCGAGATTCGCTTCAAATAGGACCAGGTGCCAGGCGTTTTTAGCTTGTTTACCAAGATTTCGAACAGCTTCTCGCGTACACTCCGCAGGCGCTCAAACTGGGCTTTGATTTCGCCCAACCTGCGTCATTAGCAGGGAACCAACCTGCGTGCTGCGGAATGACCTACCAAGCCGCATACAGCTTCGTGTCTGAGAGAACCGCGTTCGCCAGAAGCGCTCCCCAAGTGGACGGCCGCGCATACATCGACCTTGCAATGTTCCGGAGTTGAGAGTCGATGCGGTCGCGATCCTCGATACTGAGGGTTGGGACAGAAACAATGGCGGGACTGTCGGCGTACAAGCCCATCATCTGCACTTCGTCAGTGTTATCCCAACTTCCTCAACTCACAGCTTCAAAACTCTGCACCAAAACTACAGGCAGATTTTCGTGGACCATGAAACGCAGGGGCTGAGCATCACGGCCAGCATCCCCGGTCGTCAATCCTTGGAACGCCATAACAACAAGCGGGATGAGGTGACGTTCTTGCAGGAGGGCAGTGAGGAGTCGCCATTGGGCCGctgtcggctcggcgcctgTTGGTATTGAGCCGCTGACATGCAGCAAGACAACAGATCGGGCGGGTGCCTGCTGCAGGTCGTCGCGCATGCCCTCCCAGTCCACCATTCCAGTCTTGAGGTCGTGGAAGCGGTACATTTTGATGTCAAGCCCGGCGTCCCTTAGAACCGCGACGTCTTCGTCGGTGGTCGGAGTGGGGATGTAAATCGACCGCTGTGCAGTAGTGACGATAGGAAAGCGTGACAAGAATGTTGCGGCGAGTCGCAAACCCCCGGTTGTTGACATTGCTTGAATGGCAGCAACATGGTTTCGCTTGATAGCCTGGCTGTCTTCGCCGTAGGCGAATTTGGTACCAGACTCCAAGAATGGAGTGTACCCCTCAACTGGAAGTGTTTCGTAGGTGAACATTGACTCCTCCCGGAGCTTCTTCTCGGCATACTTCACAGTGGGCGGCAAGTAGGCCTTTCCACTGTCGTCCAAGAGCACTGGTAGCGCGATGTTGAGTTTCTGGGCCGCTTGATCCTCTTCAAACGCTTGCTCAACCTGGACCGAGCTCTCAGCAGGGGCGGCTGGAACAGCAGACCATGTTGCGCGCATTTCTGagacgctgccgtcgtcagGCTGTTGTGATTCAGACTGTGGACGGCCCATGCTGGCAGCGGAGAGCTAGTTGTCAGCATTCGGCCAACGAGACACACCAACCTGTTGCAAGACGTCCAAGAGCAGACTGCTCTGAGCATCCTGACTCATGCCTCCAATACCCAGCCCAGTAGCAGCGCTTTGTGACAGTTGCTGGAGCGCATGAGCTGCCTCTGGTTGTCCATTGTTGGCGGCGCGAGTCGCATGCATGATGGTTTCCATGGCAGCGGCCGAGGCAGCTGCCGCGTCCACAGTTCCTCCGGAGCGAATGAGCGATTCGAGCGCCTGTACGCGCAATCCAAGTTCGTAGTTGACAGGAACCTCGTCGTTTGGTCTAGGGGTCAGCAGGGCCGGTGCTTCCCTCTACTCACTTTCTCCTCTTTCGTTGGGGGATGGTAGGTGTATCCATGCGACACATACTCGGTACGCCACGCTTAATGCTGTCTGTCAGCTTTGGCCAGGCGGCAAGAGCTTACCATCGGCTGCATGGAATGTTGCGGTCACAGTGTTCTGAATTGGTAAGTATACGGCGTCGGTGCTGGACCCACGTTTCCTCCTGTGGCACTCTGTACAGCTCCTGTTGAAGGTACGCGTCAGTACAGTTCTACACACATCTCTTGCAACTCACAAGACTGTCCTGTTCCGCCTTCGTTTGAGCTTGCCCCCTTCGTAGTACAATCTTGGCCGGTATTCGCCATCCACCCATCTATCTCGTCGGTCTCCCGGTACCCCAGGTGTGGTCGGACGCGACTCATCGTCTTCCGACATGTCCCCTTCGCTTTCTACGCCTCGCAACTccacttcctcctcgccgccctgcaGCTCTTGGTCGTCGCCTGCGGGGATATCGAGGACGAACTCCTCTCCCTGTTCGCCAGCCAAGGGCTCGGCTGGAGGGATGAGCAGGCTCGAGTAGTCTTGCTCAGCCTCATCCAGAACAAGTGgagcctcctcggcctccttgtcgccctcgagtTCCTCGGCGACTTCCTCGACAGGTTCATCATCGTCGTGGGGAATGTTGCTCAATGCTGCTAGGTTTGCAAGCATGTCCGGGTCAAAGTGTGCACTGGCTCCCATCCCATCCTCTTCAGGATCGGGTGGGAGTGCACTGAGAGCAGCTGCGAGACTGAGTCCATCGTTTTGGTCGTCATTCTCGAGGAGCGGTTCGGCCTCTTCGGTGGTGGTAGTAGTGGTCGCGTCTTGTGGTGGTGCGTCTTCTGGAGGGTGGACCGGCCGATCGGCCAGATCGTCATTGTCGCTCATGTCGTAAAATCCGATTGTCTCTGAATCTGGTCGAGCTTGGTATCTATCGGTAGCTGCGAGTGATACCAGTCCGACTAGGCGTAAGCCAGACTTGCCTGCAAGTGTGATGCGTGGATAATGGTCGACTGAAGATGCAAGGTGTCGTTTGTTTGGCTTTCGTCGGTGGCCAAGGCGCGACGTCCGTCAGGACAGGTGGTGATGGTCCTTAGAAAATTGAGTGGGAGGACTGATTAAGGAGGTGGAATCAAATTGACCCACGTGGCTTCTTTTGAGGACCCCACAGTGCTGACTGTTTCGCTGATGTCAtcaacgacgagctcggtgacATGTTGATGTCGCGATCTCATTTCTCAACCGAGTGGTCCTGCTTGCTCCCTATCCCTTGTCAAGTGCAACGTCGCCCATGCTCTTTCGTTCAACTCTTGTCTCTTATCGACTGTGTACAAGAACAATCAAGCCAGCATCCCTATCGCGTTATTCGCTATCTACGGCCGCCAAAGCAACACAACCATACACAATGTCAAAGGACCTCGGCGTAACGGATCCAAAGTCCGTCCCTAACCCCCTCGGCCAAGGCAACTACATCAAGTGAGAATAGAGCCTAGAATCTACTCTGTTCACGACTGACTCCTTGTCCTAGGACTGCCGGGTGTCTTGTTATCGGCGACGAAGTCCTCAATGGCAAGACCAAGGACACTAACAGCCAGTGAGATGGGCGGAACGGCTTCTGGCGATCCAAAGCTAACGGGCCAAGCTTCTTTGCTCAGTTCTGCTTCGACTTGGGTATTGAGCTGTGAGCAACACCTCACTTCGCTGACACTTCGCTAACATCTCAGCAAGCGGATAGAAGTCAttgccgatgacgaggaggagatgtgAGCGAGGTCGACCGTGCACCCCGTAAATCTCATACTGACCCGAATAGCGTCGAAGCCGCCCGGCGTATGACCAAGAACTATGACTTTGTCGTCACTACCGGAGGTATTGGCCCTACTCACGATGGTGAGCTCGATGGAGTGCCGGGTGATGGGCCTAGCTGATGATATGTCCCAGATATCACATACGAGGCGCTGGGCAAGGCGTTCGACCTCCCTCTTACCCATGACCAGGAGACCCTGGATCGTATGAGGGCCTGGATACCCGAGAAGAGGCGTGCGGagctggctgctgcttctcAAGCGGAGCGTACCGCTCGCGAGCGGATGGCGCTGTTCCCTACTGCCAAGGGCGGCCACGGTGGTGATGGGCAGGGTGGTGCCAGGAGCGAGGTGATCCACGTCTCGCCTGAGAAGTGGGTTCCTGTTGTTCGTCTGGCCGGAAAGGTACGCCCCGCGGATGTAGCAGTCGGGCAATCAtactcacccaccccctcaGCTCTGCATCTTCCCGGGCATCCCCAGCCTCTTCCAGCAGCTCTTGCAGGACCTGGT encodes the following:
- the got2 gene encoding Aspartate aminotransferase, mitochondrial, which gives rise to MSDNDDLADRPVHPPEDAPPQDATTTTTTEEAEPLLENDDQNDGLSLAAALSALPPDPEEDGMGASAHFDPDMLANLAALSNIPHDDDEPVEEVAEELEGDKEAEEAPLVLDEAEQDYSSLLIPPAEPLAGEQGEEFVLDIPAGDDQELQGGEEEVELRGVESEGDMSEDDESRPTTPGVPGDRRDRWVDGEYRPRLYYEGGKLKRRRNRTVFIKRGVPSMCRMDTPTIPQRKRRKPNDEVPVNYELGLRVQALESLIRSGGTVDAAAASAAAMETIMHATRAANNGQPEAAHALQQLSQSAATGLGIGGMSQDAQSSLLLDVLQQLSAASMGRPQSESQQPDDGSVSEMRATWSAVPAAPAESSVQVEQAFEEDQAAQKLNIALPVLLDDSGKAYLPPTVKYAEKKLREESMFTYETLPVEGYTPFLESGTKFAYGEDSQAIKRNHVAAIQAMSTTGGLRLAATFLSRFPIVTTAQRSIYIPTPTTDEDVAVLRDAGLDIKMYRFHDLKTGMVDWEGMRDDLQQAPARSVVLLHVSGSIPTGAEPTAAQWRLLTALLQERHLIPLVVMAFQGLTTGDAGRDAQPLRFMVHENLPVVLVQSFEAMMGLYADSPAIVSVPTLSIEDRDRIDSQLRNIARSMYARPSTWGALLANAVLSDTKLYAAWLGEIKAQFERLRSVREKLFEILVNKLKTPGTWSYLKRISGMYCSILLPQAQLDALTSKRNVHILPDGCISLGCFNNSAKIDMFARALDYVVREGIREAEEQQAQTLAMEQALQAAKEQQEREEAEASAAAAAAEAAAAQAEDALLMEASIQNAIDAQRVEEEEEVRREEEARLLEEQVRKAAERAEIARQAELILASIE
- the YMR178W gene encoding putative protein; the encoded protein is MLFRSTLVSYRLCTRTIKPASLSRYSLSTAAKATQPYTMSKDLGVTDPKSVPNPLGQGNYIKTAGCLVIGDEVLNGKTKDTNSHFFAQFCFDLGIELKRIEVIADDEEEIVEAARRMTKNYDFVVTTGGIGPTHDDITYEALGKAFDLPLTHDQETLDRMRAWIPEKRRAELAAASQAERTARERMALFPTAKGGHGGDGQGGARSEVIHVSPEKWVPVVRLAGKLCIFPGIPSLFQQLLQDLVPYLPLPPSSAKPFRHLIYTAWPESKIAPYLTELQNRVRKEGIRVGSYPYLYQGVHVSLIGHDVERVKELGREVVENLEGKVVSEGQLGAEPIMAKAKA